The following coding sequences are from one Desulfosporosinus orientis DSM 765 window:
- a CDS encoding (2Fe-2S)-binding protein, whose product MIEIKLTVNDRPYTINVEETERLIDTLRSRLGLVGTKEGCGEGECGACTVIIDGKTVNSCLVLAAQANGSVITTIEGVGNRRSPHPVQKAFVEAGAVQCGFCTPGMVLTAKNLLDKNPQPSDKEIRVAMSGNLCRCTGYDKILRAVKIAAEEGKQ is encoded by the coding sequence ATGATTGAAATCAAACTGACTGTCAATGATAGGCCTTATACCATCAACGTTGAAGAGACTGAGCGTCTTATTGATACACTTCGCAGCCGTTTAGGACTTGTCGGAACAAAAGAAGGATGCGGCGAAGGAGAATGTGGCGCTTGTACAGTAATCATAGACGGTAAAACAGTAAACTCCTGTCTGGTTTTAGCTGCTCAGGCTAATGGAAGTGTAATCACTACCATCGAAGGAGTAGGAAATCGTCGCTCTCCTCATCCTGTACAGAAGGCATTTGTTGAAGCCGGAGCAGTTCAATGTGGCTTCTGTACCCCTGGGATGGTCCTAACAGCCAAAAATTTGCTGGATAAAAACCCTCAGCCTAGTGATAAGGAAATCAGAGTAGCTATGTCTGGAAACCTCTGCCGTTGTACGGGGTATGATAAAATTCTGCGTGCCGTAAAAATAGCCGCTGAGGAGGGAAAGCAATGA